ggCAAAACACTGAAAATATCATCCCAAAATATGAACaagttgtgtatatatatttaggaaaaatgtccaaattgctcttcatcaaaaatctggaaaaatgggctaaaaccctactggcgctatagtggcgcgccgcgccattgcagcgccaagcctaaaatttttgaaatctgGAAAATGGACTTAAAAATCTGCAAgtgcaatagtggcgcatcgcgccaagggccaaactactgaggctggtttcgggcgctatagtggcgtcgggcgccactggagcgccaggcctaaaattcctgcagtgatagtctatagtaaaatggtcataacttttgacttcgaactccaaaaaatacaatcttggtggcgttggaaataagactcaaatatctttaatttgataggtcatgggacacaTAACTCTTAGTATACTGAAagttatggtcgtttgaagttgacccttatacaaactcattcggaaacttaatCGATAGAAACTCCttagacttggtttggtgttagagatcccttatgatccttaaacacatctaatatacttcaaatatttagaaattgatcctaactcatatatgaaACTATAAgtcatcgagttcgatcctacacgcacaAGAAGAACGGCTCGAGTTTTGGCGGAAAAAAAATCCGGGGTGTTACAAGTTTGGGCCGAATGGGTATagaaagaaattattttagGGTGAGATATGGGATGgtaaataatttgtttaaaggatctattttatgtagtttttccttatttttatacAGAACTATTTATTTACCTTTAAGAATTCCTTTAGAATTAGGCTCCCtttaactaaataaattatttacgtTATGTGATCTCTTTATTTAGGCTTTAGACCATTCTTCCAAAATTGTCATGaaggggtggggtgggggtggggagATTAGATTTAGGTTTAGAATTCTTTTACTAATTAAAATTTGATAGTATTTATGATTAAAGAGATAAATTTGTTTGTGATTTGAGATaagttttctaaaattttaGTATCTATGATTGAAAAGCTAAATTTGCCTGTAATTTGAGGTAAGTTTTCTATAATTTTAGTCTattcttgattgataattataAATGATTGTATATTCTTGATTGATATTTTGTTAATTGAGAAATTTTCTTTGTGTTTTTTGTAATATTGTCTCATATACGATCAATAATTCGAAATTGACTTATCTATAATTTTGTACAAATTATTTGGATATTCATTTTGTCACAAAAGAATGATTGAGTCAATTGTAGGTCAAACCAATTTTGAGATAATTGTTCACAATTTGTAACTGCATTGTGTGGTGCAATTTTGATGATTTGTTGGTTGAAAGAGAGAAAACACACgtccaaaatattcatattaaacTAGTAGCATATATAAATACGGAAACGAAAGATAAATAATACTAGAATATTCAAGcaatttttttgaatgaatACTTACAAAGATTACATATAAAACATCGTAATTAAAATAACTTGTAGTACTATTTCACGTTTAATAcattaataaaaacacataatGTACACAATCTCAAAACAAAATCGACAAACTAAAGATTTTAAAGATATTCAAACTACAAATTAAATGTTATTTCCCCTCGTAtatcttcttgtcttctcacTCAGATTTTATGTCACATGCATTCAACCTAGTTATTCTGTTGAATTAGTGTCAAATCATACTAAATCTTCATACAAAATCGTAATTTATTTCAAAAGTTACAATATGTCATTTGctatttgaaaagaaaatgtcattttttagCTATTTTTTAAATGGATATGATGTAAAAATTTCAATACTTAATGAAAACTGATATTAGAAAATCAAACTCAAAGCTCGAATGTTCATCAGTAATTCCACTCTcaaatcaaatatgaaatacacctttcaacttcaaacaacaaTCACCAAACAGAGTTTCAACAATAATTGATTTCAAATTTCACAAAATTCTAATCATAATTTcgaataaaaataaatctaaCAACTTAAGTAATTCAAATGTCAGACAACCTGTCATTATTTGTGACTCGTAGGAATTGGAATCGCATTAGTGATGAATTTAACTTTTTTCTTTAGCCTCTCAAAgctattttttcaattttaattttttttttcgtaTTTGATAAAGTTATGATACTGtttaaagaaaatgataatTGAATTAAAACTTAGAGCCCCTTTGGATTGAtttataagttgcttataagctgttttcagtttttttgagtgtttgactgaccaatttaaaatcattttgtgtttaaaataagctcaaaaaaataattgaatctgTTTGACTTAgtttattttaagcagcttataaactatttaaaataagttaaggcAAATAGACacttaaaatcaaaattttcagtAATTGACTTAAATTTCTACAAGATGAAAAATATGATCAAATTagcaattatttaaaaatattagtgCTCTCACATGGTCAAGgttaggggtgtacatgaacCGGATTGGTTccgattttttacaaatcaaaccaaaccatttgtgtcgggttattaaatctataaaccaaaccaaaccaataaaagtcaggtttttcgatatcaatttttctcgagttttttggtttttttcgggtttctcagttttttcatagtatctaataaaaaacacagagcagtgattcttaaaaagagttctagtacaaaatatcaacatataagatggaagcaaaacactgtttgaagttttaactttataatataactttataagatgagctttttttgtatattatttagatgagcttctcaagtccaaatctaaatgtaagaaagacaacaaaaattatgaaaaattttaaaaaaatatttataaattacattttaataaatatttttatgtataacataatttaaaagtagtatatctataatcgggtcggtttgggttcggtttgactttttttagttaaaaccaaaccaactctataatggttgggttttttttccaaacatcaaaccaagtcaaaccaaatcactagtcaaattttctttccgatttgATTCAGTTTATCGGTTTaatgcggtttatcggtttgccccaTACAGCCTAGTCAAGGtcaaggaagaataaaaatTCCTTTTCTGAGAGTGAGTGTGTTTGAGCCTTTGAGGTGAGGACAGAATGGATCAGATTTCAAATTCAGAAGCCCAAATCCCTTTTTAGGCATTTGCTTGGAGATTTAAAGCCCAAACGGCAATTTGGATTTCGATTTGGCCCGCCGATCGCCAGGGTTGGTCGATTTACTCTTTCTCTAAGAAGACGATCGAGCTGCAACCATTTTCCGGCGATTGCTAACGCTCCTCTTCCCCCTTTGTTCTACCGGCGAACTTTCTCTCCGGCAAAATTAAGCTGTAAGTTTTTCCATCTGCGTCTCTAGATCTTTCATTTTCTACATTTGGTACTCTCTCTTTCGCTAGAAGTTAAAAAGCCCTAAAAAAAATTCAGTTATTTGTACTGGTACGGAtgagttttgagtgaattgGAAAGGAAAACCCAATTTTGATGCCTATGCGagattttttctaagtgttgcATAGCCATGTCTgttaacaacaataataacccTAACAAGAACATCGGAGGACCATCCTCTTTTGGCAATTCGCCACCGGGAAATCCGATGGCACACCTCCAGTCACAATCACAAGGCCAGCAACAGATGCCTTCCGGGTTTCCTGGGGCATTTCAGCTATCCCAGTTATCTGCAGCGCATGCCCAAGCAATTGCTCAAGCACAGTCGAAAGTTCAGGCTCATGCGCAAGCTCAAGCTGCTCATGCCCAATTTCAGGCCCAGTTACAGGCTCAGGGTCTGTCCCTTAGCCAGGCCCATGCTCTTGGCAATTTTGGTTCTTCCTCACCATCGATTCCTGGAAGTGCTTTGGCAAAACGGTTACCGCAGAAACCTCCGGTGCGTCCACCTGCTTTCACAACTACAAACACAATTTCTCCAATGAGAACAATGGATCTCTCAGCGGCTGCTCGTAGGAAAAAGCAGAAGCTTCCTGAGAAGCACTTGCACGAGAAGGTGGCAGCCATTTTGCCTGAATCTTCACTTTATACTCAGCTCCTTGAGTTTGAATCTCGGGTTGATTCCGCCTTAACTAGAAAGAAAGTTGACATCCAGGAATCATTGAAGAATCCACCTACTATTCAGAAGACGCTTCGAATTTATGTATTCAATACTTTTGCTAATCAGGTTCGTACTATTCCTAAGAAGCCAAATGCTGAACCTCCTACATGGACCCTTAAGATTGTAGGAAGGATTTTGGAGGAGGGAATGGATCCTGATCAAGCTGCTATGTTTCAGAAATCTAGCTCCATGTACCCAAAGTTTTCTACTTTCTTCAAAAGAGTCACCATTTCCTTGGACCAGAAACTATATCCTGATAACCATATTATAATATGGGACTCTGCGCGATCTCCTGCACCTCAGGATGGTTTCGAAGTCAAAAGAAAGGGAGAGCAAGAGTTCACTGTTAATTTAAGACTAGAATTGAATTACATGCCTGAGAAATACAAACTTTCACCAGCTTTAACTGAAGTTCTGGGTATTGAGGTGGAGACTCGTGCAAGAATTATCTCTTCTATCTGGCATTATGTTAAGGCTCGAAAGTTGCAGAACCCTGATGATCCGTCTTACTTCAACTGTGATCCTCCACTTCAGAAAGTTTTTGGGGAAGGAAAGGTTAAGTTCAATACAGTCACACAAAAGATCACACCTCATTTGTCTCCTCCACAACCCATACATTTGGAACACAGGATTAAACTTTCTGGAAATAACCCTGCTGGAACTGCTTGTTACGATGTATTGGTTGATGTGCCATTCCCTATCCAGAGGGAGCTGAATGCGCTGCTGGCCAATACAGAAAAGACCAAAGAGATTGAAACTTGTGATGAAGCTATTTGTTCTGCCATAAGGAAGATCCATGAGCATAGAAGGAGAAGGGCTTTTTTTCTCGGTTTTAGTCAATCCCCTGTTGAGTTTATTAATGCACTTCTAGAATCCCAGAGCAAGGATCTGAAAGTTGTTACTGGTGAGCCAAGTCGCAATGCTGAGAAAGAGCGCCGGTCTCAGTTTTATAGCCAACCGTGGTATTTACTCATTCTTTGCCTCCTGCAGCTATTTAGTACTTGCCCTTGCTTTATAGTAAATTATGTTCTTGGAAGTTAAATTGCTTATTACCATACGGAGTAGcttaatatttgaagtttcagAAATTTGGTAAGAAATACAAAAATTCTCACCTAGGGCAAAAGTTATACAACATATAAACAAATGCCACGAATATTTAATCTCAACAAATGATCAAAttagaaaatcatttttattcTGATTCTATAAAAATTCAAGTTTCATTTTTGCTGGTTTAAATTGATAAGTGGTGGAGTTCAGTTGCAAGTAATTTGCTTATTGTTTCATGTGATTTTGTGGCGgttcatatcattttttttgtttcattgCATCAACTTCCTTTCTAGTTACTTTCCTTTAATTTTAAGATAATTTTGTAACAAAAGGTGTTAAAGAAATTTTACTAGTACTTACTGCCCTTTAAGTTATCAGCACAGATGACATATGGAAGGATCATTTGTCAAAGAAGTTTAATATACATTAAAAGGTTCTTAATATTACTCTAAATCAAACTTCTACTGACTAAAGAAAGGCGGGTTTTCAAGACAAATTTAACAAAAagggataatttttttaagagtAGATAAGTTGTTGGTGTAATCAACCCTTTTATTCAAGATGTTGTGGACCTCATCACAATTGTTGTTAGCTTGTTTAAGGGTGATATCTTTCCCCTTGTTGATGGTgcaaaattatgcaatgttgaagtgatttttgGAGATGCTAATAGACATTGTTTTTCATTGCCAGGGTTGAAGATGCTGTTATCCGCTACCTGAATCGCAAGCCAGCAGCTTCTGATGCCCCTGGAAGTGGATGAACTGAACTGGTTCTTTCCTGGCATCATAATGTTTCTGTAGAATGTTTCCGACATCAGCATTGTTATCTCAAAATGTCAAGAATGTAGGTTTTGCTCGCAATATTGGGTGGGGGTACAGGGAAGAATTCTTGTGAAAGAAGCCTTAAAAGATGCTTGGCTGTTCTTAGCGTCTCCATGCGTTATGAATAGAAGTGCAGTATTTTGTATTTTcacaattgaaaaaaaaaaaaactttgttaCTATGTGCGACAAAGCATGTAAAAGTGTAGGATATCTGGATGCTTGAATGTCTGACGATAGGACTTAAATTATTGATCTTCATTAGTATTCCAGTTTTCCTGTAGCTtagcttcttcttcttttttcaccCGGTGTCCAATATTCATTTTGAGCTGATTAATTTGGATTTGCCCTGGAAAATTTCATGTCGGGGTAAAGCCTCTCCACCAAACTTGCTTGATATCATTTGGGTTTATTTTGACAACGTTTTGATTTGCTTCTGgtaaaaagtatttttgacTAACGATTGTTAAGAAAATTTTGTTACGTGGATATTCTTTTAAAAAGTTTCTCTAAAATGGACTACAATTACACCATGGCGTaatgtcacggacttagacttcaactaagacctccgtgcggcacttgacaacttactcacaaatctttcacgatcttgtaagctcaagtaagcctttaagactagatcgctaagggaatgctagattgtaagaaagacaagagagcttttatgaagaaggcttttgtattgcttggaagaatacttgtttgcttgatggtttgctacaaatgaatgccccctctatttatactactcctaaggggctcaagtgtaaataaatattgctatacaagtccctccatatttacaaagaagtccctctctagaattctctacacactctagagaattctaagtctttcaagacttctctacaagtttctataaggatctagagtcttccactaacctctccaagactctagattcttctaccttcttcaagatcaagtggcgggtcataacactctcccccacctgatgtgGCGACGACCGCGGCGCACTGCTGCTGCAAGAACTCCCGGATTTTGTTCCTGAACTGCCACAGGTCTTCATATCTCTCCCAGGTGGCCTCCTCCggagattgtcccttccaatGGACTAAGAACATAGCAGTGGCCTGTTGTCCCTGTTTTCGCTTGGCTTGGTAGTCCACAATAGCCTCGATGTCTCGATCATGGGAGGCGGTGATTGTGAGTGGCGCCCGACTTGATTCTCCTCGGCTAGGATCATCCTTGTCCACATGGTACGGCTTGAGGACGCtggcatggaagactggatgaacCTTAATATGCGGTGGTAGCTCCAACCTATAAGAGATCTTGCCAACCTTGGCAACGATCCTGAACGGGCCCTCGTACTTTCGCACTAAGCTTTGATGCATGCCTCGCAACGCCTTGAATTGCCTGGggttgaacttgaccaagacCATGTCTCCAACTTGGTAATCCGTGGGATGACGCTTGCGGTcggcaaacttcttcatcttcttcgctgccttgtccaaataagacttggcaGTGTCGAGCTGCTCCTCAAATCCCTTGGCCATGTGATAAGCCCCTAAACTCTTGCCCTCGAACGCGGCCGGTAGTgaatgtggagtttgtggctgtTGGCCTGTGGCTAGCTCGAATGGTGTTCGCCCTGTGGCCTCACTCCGCTGTAGGTTGTAAGAGAATTGGGCTACGTCCAGTAGTCTCGCCCAATCTTTCTGATGGGAGCTCACAAAGTGCCTCAAGTAGCACTCCAGTAAGGCATTGACTCGCTCCGTCTGGCCGTCCGTCTGCGGGtggaaactagtggagaaatgTAATTTTGTGCCAAGAATTTCAaacaattctctccaaaagttcCCGGTGAAGCGTGGATCTCTGTCGCTAATGATATGTCTTGGCAATCCCCAATACTTCaccacattcttgaaaaatagcCTGGCAGTTTCCTTAGCAGTGCAACCTGCCGTGGCGGGCATGAAGCTGGCATATTTGGAGAACCTGTCCACCACGACCATAATCGTCCCGTACCCGTCGGACTTCGGTAAGCatgtgatgaagtccatggtcacgCTCTCCCATGGACGCTCCGCTATGGGCAGGGGCTCCAAGAGTCCTCCTGGTTGGCGCTGCTCTACTTTGTCTTGCTGGCACACAAGACAAGTCTGTACATAGCATTCAATATCGTCCCGCATGCGTGGCCAGTAGTAAATCGCCTCAATCAATGCCCTCGTGCGACGTTGCCCTGGATGTCCGGCCCATAATGTGTCGTgactttccttcatgattcgTCGCCTGATAGTCCCGAATTTCGGCACATAGATCCTTCGCCCGGCGGTAAGCAAGAGTCCATCTTCTACCCAGAAGCGCCTTGTCTTGCCCTGAACGGCTAACTCCATAAGCTTCTTTGCCTCGGGGTCATGCTCTAGACCATCCTTGATTGCATCTTGGATGTCGCAATGTGCTGTGGTGATGGCCGCCAGCTCGAACTTCCTGCTAAGGGCATCGGCCACAACATTGCCTTTGCCCGGCTTGTACTCCAGTTCATAATCAAACTCGGCCAAGAagtcttgccacctagcttgcttCGGGGTGAGTTTCTTCTGCGACTGGAAGTAGCTAGTGGCCACGTTGTCGGTCTTGACTAAGAATTTGGAGCCAAGTAAGTAGTGTCTCCATGTGCGTAGGCAATGGACGATGGCTGTCATCTCCTTCTCCTGTACGGTGTACCGCCGTTCTGTCTCGTTCAGCTTGCGACTCTCGAAGGCGATAGGGTGCCTctcttgcatcaatactccTCCAATGGCATAGTCAGAGGCGTCCGTATGCACTTCGAATGTCTTGGAGAAGTCAGGCAACGCTAGGACCGGCTCCTCTGTCACGGCAGCCTTGAGGTCTTCAAAGGCCTCCATGCACTCCTCGCTCCAGACCCAcggcttattcttcttcaatagctCAGTAAGTGGAGCGGCTTTGGCGGAGTAGGCGCTAATGAACCTGCGGTAATAGTTagcaagtccaagaaaagatctaagttcGGTTACCTTTGTGGGCGCCTCCCACTCTTTGATGGCCCGAACTTTTGCTTCGTCCATCCGTAGCTCTCCCTGGTtgataacatgtcccaagaagtgcACTTCATGTTGGGCAAACTCGCACTTCTCCCGCTTGATGAAGAGCTCGTTCTCGCGCAAGACTTGGAACACTTTCTTTAGATGTTCCACGTGCTCCTCCAAGGTGTTGCTatagatgactatgtcatccaagtagACTACTACAAACTGATCTAGGTAGGGGTGGaagatcttgttcattagtgtgcAAAAGGTGGCGGGTGCGTTGGTTAGGCCGAAGGGCATCACCAACCACTCGTAAGCTCCGTACCTCGTTACACATGTGGTCTTCGGTTCATCTCCCTCTGCTATGCGTACCTGGTAGTAGCCCTTCCTTAAATCCACCTTGGTGAAGTACTTGGcttgtccaagtctatcaaacaagtcggcaatgagcgggatgggatacttgttcttcacggtcaccttattgagcgcccgatagtctatgcataggcgcaacgagccatccttcttcttctgaaaCAATACCGGCGCGccataaggtgccttggatggACGGATATGACCGGCCTCGAGGAGCTCCTTCAACTGCTTCCTCAGCTCCTCTAACTCGGGTGGAGCCATGCGGTATGGTGGGTATGCGGGCGGCCTTGCTCCTGGCTCCAGCTCGATCCTGTGGTCTACCTCGCGCCTTGGAGGTAGGTGTCTTGGCAACTCTTCGGGCATCACatctttgttttcttcaagCACCTTCTCTATGCAAGGTGGCAATGTCTCCTTAGCACCATTGCCTTCATCCAAGCTCGCAATGGTGGCTACGAACGTCGGCTCCCCCTTCTTTAGGCCCTTCACAAGCTGCATGGCCGACAGGTGGGTTTGTCCTTCCTTCTTTGGCATCTTGACTAGAGGTACCATGCAGGGTCCCTCTCGCTCCATTAccaagagttgttggaggtagggatCGATCATCGTGTGGTACCGTTGGAAGAACTCCTGtccaaggatgatatcaaagatatctaagggggcGACAGTGAAGCTtgtcttaccttgccacttTCCCAACGTGATGTCCACTCCATGAGCGACTCCGCACACGGGAGTCAATGGTGCATTGACCGTCTTCAGGCGGGTGTTGCTTGGCCCgtaacttagccccaaccttGCTGCCGCCGTCTTGGTCATGATGTTGGCTTCTGCTCCAGAATCCACCATGGCACGAGCTGGTCGTCCGTTGATGGATATGTCAACATATTGGGCAGAGTAGTCTCCTGCCTTCTCAGCTTGCTTCGTGATGGCTCCACATAGCCCGATCATGCCTAGCTGAGTCGTGTCCGAACCCTGCCCTTGGTCCACCTCCTTGTCCTTCCGCTCTCGTAGaatggcaccaaggttcttcatctccGGACACCTAGCGTAGCCGTGAGGACCTCCGCATATGTAGCAGCCGCTGCCCTTCGAGGTCTGCTCCTTTCTCTCGGCATAGCTTTGTCGCCCGAACCTCCTGCCGTCGGACTTGCTGGAATCATGGCTCTTGGGTGGAGGATGTTGCTCTTTGCCTTTGCCACGATCTCCCCCACCTTTGGCATGACTACTCCTTATTTCTTTGCCCTTGCCTCTGTCATGCCTGTCATGCTTAAAGTCCGTCAAGGCTTCGGCTTGGGTGATGGCCTCATCGATGGTGTTGACTTGCCGGCGTTCCAACTCCGTCTTGGCCCAACTCTGCAgtccatccatgaagtggaagagcataTCTTCATCTGTAAGGTTGGGGATTTGAAGCGTAAGGGTAGTGAACTCTTTCACGTAAGCCCGTATGCTACCCGTATGCTTCAGCTCCCGGAACTTGcgtttggcctcatagatgacgttattggggaagaaggccttcttaAACTCGTCCCGGAATTGCTCCCaggtgttgatggtgcatagCCCTTTCCCGATCTCGGACTCCTTGCGCTTCCACCATAACATGGCCATCTCCGAGAGGTATAGTACGGCTGTGTTGATCCTCGTCTCATCgttcttcactttgttacacttgaagtaattctccaagtgccaaaggaagttctccacctcttgtgcatcacgggcacctttgaacatcggtggcttgggagcctcaatcttggcctcccgGTCCGCACTGGATGTCATGCATCTCCCAGCATCTATGTCTCCTTTGAGTGCTGCCatctcggccttcatggtctccaccgtgcttagcgcgtccatgagccgacactccaaggaagtgatcacctccttcatctcgtactcggcagccttgcgcacctccaactccttccggatgttgtcgttctcctcaagggtgaactcctctagggacttgaacttgccgtcgaccttgttcaagcgcttgccTAATATCTCCACTGCTTGCCGGGCAGCATCCACCCTTGCAATCCACTCCATGCCGGGTGTGACGTCCAGGGGCTCCTCGCCTCGCTCATCGTCACTCACCTcagtggccgagggtgagtaggatgttagggcctcgcttggtgtaggctcaagcagcacctcctcatttctcttagagtttttctttcccttgcggtgcttccttccaacatcttgcttgacgctggtggcggtagtggcgttgatgtctccctcacttgccatatcccttagtagaacctcgctctgataccacgttgtcacggacttagacttcaactaagacctccgtgcggcacttgacaacttactcacaaatctttcacgatcttgtaagctcaagtaagcctttaagactagatcgctaagggaatgctagattgtaagaaagacaagagagcttttatgaagaaggcttttgtattgcttggaagaatacttgtttgcttgatggtttgctacaaatgaatgccccctctatttatactactcctaaggggctcaagtgtaaataaatattgctatacaagtccctccatatttacaaagaagtccctctctagaattctctacacactctagagaattctaagtctttcaagacttctctacaagtttctataaggatctagagtcttccactaacctctccaagactctagattcttctaccttcttcaagatcaagtggcgggtcataacaGTAAGATTAATAAAATTTTTGCTACCTCTTTTCTTTTTGCTGCCATGGTAGATGGGCTCCTTCATATAAAAGGTCAATATAAGTTGTTTGATTCGCAAATCAAGATATTTCGGGTTCGCTAATTGGATTTTCACTCATAGAAAGCCTGAAGTTTGTCCTCAACTGCTAAGAATCGTAGTTTTGagatttataatttttggattaatttatattacacagtatttaattaaagatataaatttattctaacttaatattgaaatatatcatcTTATTCCTGCCAAACCTGAATATACATTTTATATCTACTAGCCTAATTAGCTCACCTATATTTCTTGTACCCCGTTTATTATTccctcatttttttaaaaattttttttGGCATTTTCCCCAACAACATTTCTcttcaaagatttttttaacaaatatgAGGAAATTCTACCTATATTTTTGTTACGCTAGAAggctcaacaatcaactcagaGGTTAAAAAACTAGTCTTAAAGGGGATTGTTACGGATAAATTTCCgttcatgaaaaataatagCAATTAAAACAAGAAAATTACGATAagtaataatatttaattttaataatttatgtgaGATTATAATCTTTATAAAATcttatcaaaaaaatttgaTCCTTGGATTCTTCTTTTCACATCGTCAAGTTAAGAACTTTACTTTATTCTTGAATTGATGGAATTTAGttattgaaatttcaccttaaATGCGAAGCCAAATTTTAATTAGAACTATACAAACATAAAATTATGAATACTTGCGGATCATCACTGAAGAACAGGATTTTTCTATGTATTCTTATTTTGTTTTGGCCTTTTAAAGACCTCTTTGTATATGTGCGAACTAGAGCTTAACGACATTTTGATCTGCAAGTAATT
The sequence above is a segment of the Solanum dulcamara chromosome 11, daSolDulc1.2, whole genome shotgun sequence genome. Coding sequences within it:
- the LOC129873556 gene encoding SWI/SNF complex component SNF12 homolog, producing MSVNNNNNPNKNIGGPSSFGNSPPGNPMAHLQSQSQGQQQMPSGFPGAFQLSQLSAAHAQAIAQAQSKVQAHAQAQAAHAQFQAQLQAQGLSLSQAHALGNFGSSSPSIPGSALAKRLPQKPPVRPPAFTTTNTISPMRTMDLSAAARRKKQKLPEKHLHEKVAAILPESSLYTQLLEFESRVDSALTRKKVDIQESLKNPPTIQKTLRIYVFNTFANQVRTIPKKPNAEPPTWTLKIVGRILEEGMDPDQAAMFQKSSSMYPKFSTFFKRVTISLDQKLYPDNHIIIWDSARSPAPQDGFEVKRKGEQEFTVNLRLELNYMPEKYKLSPALTEVLGIEVETRARIISSIWHYVKARKLQNPDDPSYFNCDPPLQKVFGEGKVKFNTVTQKITPHLSPPQPIHLEHRIKLSGNNPAGTACYDVLVDVPFPIQRELNALLANTEKTKEIETCDEAICSAIRKIHEHRRRRAFFLGFSQSPVEFINALLESQSKDLKVVTGEPSRNAEKERRSQFYSQPWVEDAVIRYLNRKPAASDAPGSG